Proteins from a genomic interval of Watersipora subatra chromosome 10, tzWatSuba1.1, whole genome shotgun sequence:
- the LOC137405794 gene encoding uncharacterized protein — protein MDLKLTIVIIGMLAAGSWAISCYNCGDCDKQDAVKADCSIVGNSDSCYATYLESTGVVSKSCGIAELDDYNLKTGCTKRDGAKVCRCKTNYCNTDALISGSPAISVCSSLILLMLAAIRFF, from the exons ATGGATTTAAAGCTCACCATTGTTATAATTG GTATGTTAGCTGCTGGAAGCTGGGCCATATCATGCTACAACTGCGGTGACTGTGACAAGCAAGACGCGGTAAAAGCAGACTGTTCCATCGTGGGCAACTCCGACTCATGCTATGCAACGTATTTAGAGTCTACAGGTGTAG TAAGCAAATCATGTGGAATCGCTGAACTGGACGATTACAACCTAAAGACGGGCTGCACTAAAAGAGATGGAGCAAAGGTTTGTCGGTGTAAAACAAACTACTGCAATACCGATGCCTTGATATCCGGTTCTCCTGCCATTTCGGTCTGCTCTAGTTTAATTTTGCTTATGCTGGCCGCCATAAGGTTTTTCTAA